gattttatttaagcctgatcaacttagatttaattagattacagtcaattagcacctccaatctgtaattgttggaataaggctgattagtgataaaactaccgtgttcgtagtaggaataaatttgtagattaattattactagcgtatctaggataattggtctaaattggattccttcttcttaatggtattagaatattaaatttagtatGACGAATCCAgttaggttatattttaataaggaaaATAGACAGGACTGAGGTATCCAgccgtctatcgacacagtaagtaggaattggggtatgtcagtgcgtatcacggtatcctataactagttggttgatagggattaattaatctttgcgtcgatgatcagagctttgaattagtgtggatttatttgagacGAGTTAccttttattgattaatttctaGATTGTTATTTgagttatttgattttttagttataattaattttctcaaaattaaggcgtggtggctacaccaatttAGATCTCTAGGAAATTGATTGCAATTACccgttctctgtggttcgaccctgcttgcTACTAAACTATACTAATTCTTAGCTATTGCAGGAATTAtatggtggtatacgacgtccaccactGACCAATTTGTGCATTAGGGCTTTCGTGAGATTTAGAACTGTAATAAGAAATTATGCAAATTTGGCATACGAAATTAGGGCTGCCACTAATTTGTCCAGATTCGCCGCGCCGAATCTCAGAAGGAGTGCGGCGGACCTACGCTCCAGTCGAAAATCAAAGACCAAAATCCCCAATCAATTTCTCATCTCCATCGACTTGGACCTGTTCGAGGCAAAATCAGAATCGAAACCTCGATACTAGCTTATAGTTACTGCTTCTTCAGCGCTGCCGTGAATGAGGCGTGGTGGGCTGGATTGTGGGCGGCAGCAGTGGCGTCCTTGGACGCCATTGTACAAATCGATGGCGGATTCTTGCTGCTGAGTTTCTCAGAAGGCGGGACGATAACAAATTCTTACTATTGGGGTTTCTCATACGAAGGGCGCGGCGATGGCGGAGGCCATGGAGGCACTTGATCTGTGTTTGGGGGTGGCGCCGGACTCAGCGAGAAGGGAGAGGAGCTGGGGTCGGGATGAGGCGGTGGAAGggttcttcaaaaaaaattcgGTGCTGGAGAGAAGGATtctacaattttattttattttattatttttttaaagaaaattcttcaaaatatcaaGAGAGAAGACAACTTAATTTctattcaaaacgacgtcgttttgaacaCGTGTGTTGCCAGTGTGTTAAAAAAGCCATGTGTCATGCCATGTAATCTTTAATGTTGTTCACGTCATTGCAGTCAAACTTAAGAGTTGTCGGAACTTTTGTTGTGTGCAAAttgcaactaaattaaaaggttatgtattctggagcaattttttaaaatgatgtgTAAAATGCAAATTCGagaatagttcgtgtattttccgacTATTAATCCTTATATTTATTatacttttttatatatttgtatatctTACAGATCGTGGAAAATTAGTTGTAATAACCAAGAGAGCCTCTGAAAAGTACAACATTACTTTGGAAAAATAAGTGGTTTGCAACAAGAAGAACATTGTGATTTGTGATATACTGATGCAGGCTGAGAGCTCTGCTAGCTGTTTTATACCGTTCGATGATTATTCACTAAAATTTCGATTTTCAAGCATTAACATCCCAAATGCCTGACATCATTCATCACTCCCCAAGTTTATACGAATTCAAATCACAAAATGTTTGAATCCAGTATTCGGCTGAACGATTCTACTCAGCTCATACCCGATAACTCGAATAACTCATTTTTCTTTCCCGGTGGAATATTCCTGGATTCTAGCGCTATTCCTTCGTCAATTATCAATAAAGTTGTCGGCGAAGTTTCTTGTTACAGTCGCCCCGTGCAATCTCGGAGAAAACGGGGCGAGTTTTTGTGTTTAAGTTTGTCTGTTAAAGGGAATGATAGAGCAATTAGCAACTCGACGGAATCTGCGGGAAGTAGTGAGCGTAATGAGGCGGTTGGCAGCGCCGCAGCCGCCGTGACGAAGCCGGAAAAGGGGGTCAAGATGAGGTTAAGGGGGCAGGGGGCGATGAACACCACCAAGCATTTGTGCGCTGGTGCTGTTGCTGCAATGGTTTCAAGGTATGTCCCTTATCCTTTTTCTGTGTtctagttttttaatttttaattatgtttttgtaATGTTACTTAGTTATTCTACTTCTGCAAAGTTATAGTATAAAGAGTTGGAAACCTTATTGGATATTATAATATGATGAAAAAGCAAGTCATTATAATTTCACCAACATTTTTGTTTCCAGTAATGTCCTGCAAGAAACAGATTGTGTCTAATTTAACATGTAGAAGAAGATATTGGGGTGCCAGACCTACAATTTGCATTTGTATTGCTAGAGCAGCATTTGTGCTGATGAAATGTTGTTCAAACAGAACTTGCCTTGCTCCACTCGAGAGACTGAAGTTGGAGTATATAGTTCGTGGCGAGAAGGGAGACTTGTACATGCTCATCAAAAGAATAGCAACCACGCAAGGCTTGAGAGGCTTTTGGAAGGGAAATTTTGTTAACATACTGCGCACTGCACCTTTCAAGGCAATTAATTTCTGTGCTTATGATACATACAGAAAGCAGCTTCTAAAATTATCCGGAAATGAGGAAACCACGAATTCTGAGAGATTTATTGCGGGTGCTGCAGCTGGTATCACAGCTACTGTCCTCTGCTTGCCCCTGGATACTGTGAGTGGCAATCCTTAAAGAGCTCTAGTCATGTAGTTTTAATTATTCGGGTCAATAATTCTGTCACAAGTTGTAACACTCCTCTTTCCTAAGCCGCTTTGTTTCTACAGGAGAAATCTGAGTGTCCCTTAAGCAAAATGATTTCAGAAATAAGTTTAGTTTTCTGCTCATAAGCACCACCACTTTTTATTGTGGAATccatccttttgttgttggtaaATACAGGTGTTTCAAGAAATTTGAACTACATACACGTGTATATTTGTTGCAAAATGGATTGAAAGGAAGCCTAGGAGATAATATAAACCAGAGAGCATGTTTTCTGCAATTTGATGTAAAAGAAGAGAGTTTAGTGAAGTCGGTGGAAGAAATTCACTTTAttgccttctctctctctttctctctaacAAATACTCTGCATCTGTCAATGAATG
The genomic region above belongs to Salvia miltiorrhiza cultivar Shanhuang (shh) chromosome 5, IMPLAD_Smil_shh, whole genome shotgun sequence and contains:
- the LOC130986525 gene encoding probable mitochondrial adenine nucleotide transporter BTL3 isoform X2 — encoded protein: MFESSIRLNDSTQLIPDNSNNSFFFPGGIFLDSSAIPSSIINKVVGEVSCYSRPVQSRRKRGEFLCLSLSVKGNDRAISNSTESAGSSERNEAVGSAAAAVTKPEKGVKMRLRGQGAMNTTKHLCAGAVAAMVSRTCLAPLERLKLEYIVRGEKGDLYMLIKRIATTQGLRGFWKGNFVNILRTAPFKAINFCAYDTYRKQLLKLSGNEETTNSERFIAGAAAGITATVLCLPLDTIRTRLVAPGGEVLGGVIGAFRHVVQNEGALSLYKGLLPSILSMAPSGAVFYGVYDILKSAYLHSPDGRKRIQNLKKQHQELNAFEQLELGPVRTLLHGAIAGACAEAATYPFEVVRRQLQLQGRATRMGTFATCAKIVEQGGVPALYAGLIPSLLQVLPSASISFFVYEFMKIVLKVG
- the LOC130986525 gene encoding probable mitochondrial adenine nucleotide transporter BTL3 isoform X1, which codes for MFESSIRLNDSTQLIPDNSNNSFFFPGGIFLDSSAIPSSIINKVVGEVSCYSRPVQSRRKRGEFLCLSLSVKGNDRAISNSTESAGSSERNEAVGSAAAAVTKPEKGVKMRLRGQGAMNTTKHLCAGAVAAMVSRTCLAPLERLKLEYIVRGEKGDLYMLIKRIATTQGLRGFWKGNFVNILRTAPFKAINFCAYDTYRKQLLKLSGNEETTNSERFIAGAAAGITATVLCLPLDTIRTRLVAPGGEVLGGVIGAFRHVVQNEGALSLYKGLLPSILSMAPSGAVFYGVYDILKSAYLHSPDGRKRIQNLKKQHQELNAFEQLELGPVRTLLHGAIAGACAEAATYPFEVVRRQLQLQGRATRMGTFATCAKIVEQGGVPALYAGLIPSLLQVYLTVFTLFLPFFQMSTKSISSLVIMPKIICFSLLGLFHNFLEYQKGNLRILFSWFCLSFLFCI